Proteins found in one Candidatus Zixiibacteriota bacterium genomic segment:
- a CDS encoding VTT domain-containing protein — MTDRRRRLVIRALIFVLLVALLFLFSHYIPRPFTALAPSVDEWDDFEGIYSSKDKLGKFLESLGPYSPAVFVIFQALQVIAAPFPGELTGAVGGYLYGKTIGLLLSTVGLTLGSWVAFELANILGRPFVERFVTQEVLHKFDFLTTNTGAAICFLLFLLPGFPKDYLCYLLGLSRMKLSTFLIVSTVGRLPGTYMLTVQGASLRNQEYLLAGIFAVSAAALLLFAYLYRAQIYRWIKHRHDR; from the coding sequence AGAGCGCTCATTTTCGTTCTTCTCGTCGCGCTGCTTTTTCTGTTCAGCCACTACATTCCCCGGCCCTTTACCGCGCTCGCCCCTTCGGTCGACGAATGGGACGACTTCGAGGGCATCTACTCCAGCAAGGACAAGCTCGGAAAGTTCCTGGAGTCGCTCGGCCCCTATTCGCCGGCGGTCTTCGTGATCTTCCAGGCGCTCCAGGTGATCGCGGCGCCGTTTCCCGGCGAGCTTACGGGGGCCGTGGGGGGGTACCTGTACGGCAAAACCATCGGGCTGCTTCTCTCCACGGTCGGATTGACGCTGGGCTCCTGGGTGGCTTTCGAGCTGGCCAATATTCTCGGGCGTCCTTTCGTCGAGCGCTTCGTCACGCAGGAGGTGCTCCACAAGTTCGATTTTCTCACCACCAACACCGGGGCGGCCATCTGCTTCCTGCTCTTCCTTCTTCCGGGCTTTCCCAAGGACTATCTGTGCTATCTGCTCGGCCTCAGCCGCATGAAGCTCAGCACTTTTCTCATCGTCTCCACCGTGGGCCGGCTGCCGGGAACCTACATGCTCACGGTTCAGGGCGCGAGCCTTCGCAACCAGGAGTATCTCCTCGCCGGGATTTTCGCCGTCTCGGCCGCGGCCCTCTTGCTGTTTGCCTACCTCTATCGCGCGCAGATCTATCGCTGGATAAAACACCGCCACGACCGCTGA